From Ochotona princeps isolate mOchPri1 chromosome X, mOchPri1.hap1, whole genome shotgun sequence, one genomic window encodes:
- the CPXCR1 gene encoding CPX chromosomal region candidate gene 1 protein gives MMTPIKEGNGSAGSVLKNTKAEARDNCNVDTEPSATDPNMISQAEINPVDVDSTVSHSHKRSVPQAGEKSGSNPEKTQKSPQKEDFKEKSLLVKMPFSRKFFMSGFRRGIYLNVPPQSIARYNNFTNLPRFYSGQMEMDKNDFSNTIKFKIPLHYSIPWRIPLANNCDIKRIFRTLRSRNFSHIVVNQSTMHMKQKYMAFVPRPNVLTHIEGYMELRKPSRMYYHLALMNRRASSKFYEMNDTEVMSEYDTMVRSVFYAPWTYTEYIFFRKVFNDDLRSHHDIRVINVSTNDGWEYLCCNCRNTFTNLVDINQHSCSSPGN, from the coding sequence ATGATGACTCCTATTAAAGAAGGAAATGGTTCCGCTGGCAGTGTTCTCAAAAACACTAAAGCTGAAGCTCGTGATAATTGTAATGTAGACACAGAGCCTTCAGCTACTGATCCCAATATGATTTCTCAGGCAGAAATCAATCCAGTAGATGTAGATTCAACTGTGTCACATTCCCACAAGCGCTCTGTTCCTCAAGCAGGAGAAAAGAGTGGGTCTAACCCAGAGAAGACTCAAAAGAGTCCTCAAAAAgaagattttaaagaaaagtctCTCTTAGTTAAGATGCCCTTTTCCAGAAAATTTTTCATGTCAGGATTTAGGAGAGGTATATATTTGAATGTTCCTCCTCAAAGCATTGCTAGATACAATAACTTTACTAATTTGCCAAGATTTTACTCAGGGCAAATGGAAATGGACAAAAATGATTTTAGTAacaccataaaatttaaaattcctcTCCATTATTCAATTCCATGGAGAATCCCATTAGCTAACAATTGTGATATAAAAAGAATTTTCCGTACACTCCGAAGCAGGAACTTCTCTCACATAGTAGTCAATCAAAGCACCATGCATATGAAGCAAAAATACATGGCATTTGTCCCTCGCCCAAATGTCCTGACTCACATTGAAGGATACATGGAGCTTAGAAAACCTTCGAGGATGTACTATCACCTTGCCCTCATGAACAGAAGGGCATCCAGCAAGTTTTATGAAATGAATGATACTGAAGTGATGAGTGAGTATGATACGATGGTGAGGTCTGTGTTCTATGCTCCATGGACCTACACAGAATACATATTCTTCAGAAAAGTTTTTAATGATGATTTGCGATCTCACCATGACATTAGGGTTATAAATGTTAGCACCAATGATGGCTGGGAATACCTGTGTTGTAATTGCAGAAATACTTTCACCAATTTGGTTGACATCAACCAACATTCCTGCAGTTCTCCAGGTAATTAA